The Pseudodesulfovibrio alkaliphilus genome has a window encoding:
- a CDS encoding [FeFe] hydrogenase, group A, whose product MRQIEGVMYQTNAPKGVDPDNIFFVQVDATKCETCGECEEVCPTGVIQSINDAGIRAVVDPAGCVNCGQCLAHCPYGAIYEGVSYVDEIFEKLKDPDTIVVSMPAPAVRYGLGECFGTPTGTYVGGQMHAALRRLGFDYIWDNEFTADVTIMEEGTELIKRVKNHGKPGAYPLPQFTSCCPGWVKFAETFYPDLLPNMSTCKSPIGMLGPLAKTYGAKQTHTKAKKIYTVSIMPCIAKKYEGLRPELADSGFRDIDATINTRELAYMIKTAGIDFNSLPSEQPDPILGESTGAATIFGNSGGVMEAALRLAYEVLSGKKLADPNILAVRTHEGINTADVAVPGFGTVKVAVASGLDNAAKLCDEVRAGKSPYHFIEIMTCPGGCVNGGGQPLDPELRASLFKSTVARINSRFRARNTRA is encoded by the coding sequence ATGAGACAGATTGAAGGCGTCATGTACCAGACCAACGCACCCAAAGGGGTCGACCCGGACAACATTTTCTTTGTCCAGGTCGATGCCACCAAGTGCGAGACCTGCGGCGAGTGCGAGGAAGTCTGCCCCACCGGAGTGATCCAGTCAATCAACGACGCGGGCATCCGCGCCGTGGTCGATCCAGCGGGCTGCGTCAACTGCGGCCAGTGCCTGGCCCACTGTCCCTATGGGGCCATCTACGAGGGCGTGTCCTATGTGGACGAGATCTTCGAGAAGCTCAAGGACCCGGACACCATCGTGGTCTCCATGCCCGCGCCTGCGGTGCGCTACGGCCTGGGCGAATGTTTCGGCACCCCCACCGGCACCTATGTGGGCGGACAGATGCACGCGGCCCTGCGCCGACTCGGCTTCGACTACATCTGGGACAACGAATTCACCGCCGACGTGACCATCATGGAGGAAGGCACCGAGCTGATCAAGCGTGTGAAGAACCATGGCAAGCCGGGGGCCTACCCGCTGCCGCAGTTCACCTCCTGCTGTCCGGGCTGGGTCAAGTTCGCCGAAACCTTCTATCCCGACCTGCTTCCCAACATGTCCACCTGCAAGTCGCCCATCGGCATGCTCGGCCCCCTGGCCAAAACCTACGGCGCCAAGCAGACCCACACCAAGGCCAAGAAGATCTACACCGTCTCCATCATGCCCTGTATCGCCAAGAAATACGAGGGTCTGCGCCCTGAACTGGCGGACAGTGGCTTCCGCGACATCGACGCGACCATTAACACCCGCGAGCTGGCCTACATGATCAAGACCGCGGGCATCGACTTCAATTCCCTGCCGTCCGAGCAGCCCGACCCGATCCTGGGCGAGTCCACGGGTGCGGCCACCATCTTCGGCAACAGCGGCGGCGTCATGGAAGCGGCCCTGCGTCTGGCCTACGAGGTGCTTTCGGGCAAGAAGCTGGCCGATCCCAACATCCTGGCCGTGCGCACCCACGAGGGTATCAACACGGCGGACGTGGCGGTTCCCGGCTTCGGCACGGTCAAGGTGGCCGTGGCCAGCGGACTCGACAACGCGGCCAAGCTCTGCGACGAAGTGCGGGCGGGCAAGTCCCCCTACCACTTCATCGAGATCATGACCTGCCCCGGCGGCTGCGTGAACGGCGGCGGCCAACCCCTTGATCCCGAGCTCCGGGCGTCCCTGTTCAAGAGCACCGTTGCGCGCATCAACAGCCGCTTCCGGGCACGCAACACCCGCGCATAA
- a CDS encoding FAD-binding oxidoreductase, which produces MIGYATSLTAARRAFLLDLFPGDGCLLSTEGLAAFSADASRERAMPWAVVRPERREQLVELLRWAEAERMPVYPRARGTGRVGGAVPSCGGVVVSMLRMTGEPVVDADDFVAEVLPGVITADLQAACSAKGLFYPPDPASVRISTIGGNVATCAGGLRAVKYGVTRDWVLGVEAVLPGGRVLRTGGRSHKDVVGLDLTRLFVGSNGRLGLMTRITLKLIPLPETSASALVGFADLASSLAGAGAVFRAGVLPSACEFMDQGALEALRLDPEGAYMPVGPEAQAALLFKLDGSGPGVAAEMDRLTAALAPLGPVSVEIGRGQSEEMIWNVRRGVSPAAFRLAPDKLAEDIAVPRGRVAEAVERTREIGVAHGLRVLSFGHLGDGNIHINIMHDRSRPGEAAAAASAADEIFRLAVRLGGTISGEHGTGLTKATFADVQLGPDAVAVMRDVRRVFDPHEIMNPGKGW; this is translated from the coding sequence ATGATTGGATATGCCACCTCCCTCACCGCTGCCCGCCGGGCCTTCCTTCTCGACCTATTTCCCGGAGACGGCTGCCTGCTGTCGACCGAGGGGCTGGCCGCCTTTTCGGCAGACGCCAGTCGGGAGCGTGCCATGCCCTGGGCCGTGGTCCGGCCTGAGCGGCGCGAGCAGCTGGTGGAGCTGCTGCGCTGGGCCGAGGCCGAGCGCATGCCCGTGTATCCACGGGCCCGCGGCACCGGGCGTGTGGGCGGCGCGGTGCCTTCGTGCGGCGGGGTGGTGGTTTCCATGCTGCGCATGACGGGAGAGCCCGTGGTGGATGCCGACGATTTCGTGGCCGAGGTCCTGCCCGGAGTGATCACCGCCGATCTCCAGGCCGCTTGCTCGGCAAAGGGACTCTTCTATCCGCCGGACCCGGCCAGCGTACGCATCTCGACTATCGGCGGCAATGTGGCAACCTGCGCGGGCGGCCTACGCGCCGTCAAGTACGGCGTCACCCGCGACTGGGTGCTTGGAGTCGAGGCCGTGCTGCCGGGCGGGCGCGTCCTGCGCACCGGGGGACGCTCTCACAAGGACGTGGTCGGGCTGGACCTGACCCGGCTTTTCGTGGGCAGCAACGGTAGGCTCGGTCTGATGACCCGGATCACGCTTAAACTCATCCCCCTGCCTGAAACATCGGCGTCGGCCCTGGTGGGGTTCGCTGATCTGGCCTCGTCCCTGGCCGGGGCCGGGGCCGTGTTCCGGGCGGGCGTGCTGCCTTCGGCGTGCGAGTTCATGGACCAGGGGGCGCTGGAGGCGCTTCGCCTTGACCCGGAGGGGGCGTACATGCCCGTGGGGCCGGAGGCGCAGGCCGCGCTGCTCTTCAAGCTCGACGGTTCCGGTCCTGGCGTGGCCGCCGAGATGGACCGGCTGACCGCGGCGCTGGCCCCCCTTGGCCCGGTGTCTGTAGAAATCGGGCGAGGCCAGTCCGAGGAGATGATCTGGAACGTGCGCCGGGGCGTCTCTCCGGCAGCCTTCCGTCTCGCCCCGGACAAGCTGGCCGAGGACATCGCCGTGCCGAGAGGGCGGGTAGCCGAGGCCGTGGAGCGCACCAGGGAGATCGGCGTGGCCCACGGGCTGCGCGTCCTCAGCTTCGGCCACCTGGGCGACGGCAACATCCACATCAATATCATGCACGACCGTTCGCGGCCCGGAGAAGCGGCCGCAGCCGCCAGCGCCGCAGACGAGATTTTCCGGCTGGCCGTCAGACTCGGCGGAACCATTTCTGGCGAACACGGCACGGGGCTGACCAAGGCGACGTTCGCCGACGTGCAGCTCGGGCCGGACGCCGTGGCCGTCATGCGCGACGTGCGCCGGGTCTTTGATCCCCACGAGATCATGAATCCCGGCAAGGGATGGTAG
- a CDS encoding (Fe-S)-binding protein, translating to MVGVAGECILCGKCLEICPLLAATGREELGPRAKADLCYLLGRDEAGLRGADVARLAGLCLGCGRCAAVCSQGVDVPGLVAGLRGAHPEFRHWLWRAWLTHADALWPAGSAAARLVPESLRPDRFGSLLRMLAGLGREPGLTPFLTPTTFPDTHRGEPVLLFPGCTATLVRPGWLAAARRLLDGLGADILPGDFRCCGGGLKSAGFANEARNMARHNINVWRGAGRPRVAVFCASCQSALRGYGAFFEDAAEAGAWQSSLIVLSMLAKDIGFALSGAAPERIGYHRPCHAEGADSDRLLLAAALGDRLVTATDRQCCGFGGVMRLGAPELGDQVGRVCWDRLAGAELALTGCSACAAQLAAAAPRGVAAGHWLEAVG from the coding sequence ATGGTAGGCGTGGCGGGCGAGTGCATCCTCTGCGGCAAGTGCCTGGAGATCTGCCCGCTGCTGGCCGCCACCGGACGCGAGGAGCTGGGGCCGCGAGCCAAGGCCGACCTGTGCTATCTGCTGGGGCGGGACGAGGCTGGGTTGCGCGGGGCGGATGTGGCCCGGCTGGCCGGGCTGTGCCTTGGTTGTGGCCGTTGCGCCGCAGTCTGTTCCCAGGGCGTGGACGTGCCCGGGCTGGTGGCCGGGCTGCGGGGGGCGCACCCGGAGTTCAGGCACTGGCTCTGGAGGGCGTGGCTGACCCATGCCGACGCGCTTTGGCCAGCAGGCTCCGCTGCGGCCAGACTCGTCCCGGAATCATTGCGGCCAGATCGGTTCGGCTCCTTGCTCAGGATGCTGGCAGGGCTTGGACGCGAACCGGGGCTGACGCCCTTCCTGACCCCGACCACCTTCCCCGACACCCACCGGGGCGAGCCCGTGCTTCTTTTTCCGGGGTGCACAGCCACCTTGGTGCGTCCTGGCTGGCTGGCCGCCGCCCGCCGCCTGCTCGACGGGTTGGGCGCGGACATCCTGCCCGGAGATTTCCGCTGTTGCGGCGGCGGACTGAAGAGCGCCGGGTTTGCGAACGAGGCCCGGAACATGGCCCGGCACAATATCAATGTCTGGCGCGGAGCAGGCAGACCCAGGGTGGCTGTGTTCTGCGCATCCTGCCAGTCGGCCCTGCGGGGATACGGAGCGTTTTTCGAGGATGCGGCTGAGGCCGGGGCGTGGCAGAGCTCCTTGATTGTGCTGTCAATGCTCGCCAAGGACATCGGCTTCGCCCTTTCCGGGGCCGCACCTGAGCGAATCGGCTACCACCGTCCCTGCCATGCCGAGGGCGCGGACAGCGATCGTCTGCTGCTTGCGGCCGCTTTGGGCGATCGGCTGGTGACGGCCACGGATCGGCAGTGTTGCGGTTTCGGCGGAGTCATGCGTCTTGGCGCACCCGAGCTGGGCGATCAGGTGGGCCGGGTCTGCTGGGACCGGCTGGCCGGGGCCGAACTGGCTCTGACCGGCTGCTCTGCCTGCGCAGCGCAACTGGCGGCCGCCGCGCCCCGTGGCGTGGCCGCGGGCCACTGGCTGGAGGCGGTCGGCTGA